Proteins encoded in a region of the Sporocytophaga myxococcoides DSM 11118 genome:
- a CDS encoding carbohydrate binding domain-containing protein: MKRPVFVFICHIFIGISIALGQEPSENLLTNSSFENQTKGWNMWGGEVINEGKSGNYSLKVHLDSPKWSGADQTILISEGASTAEISGWMKTENVVKGKEAWEMARISVEFLDENGTLTGGYPSVTGQAEGSTKWTLYQQSYNIPAGAKKVKVQAVLGNCTGTAFFDDIQVSLLGRSGEALKKENLTGPADEGEWYDLKPALSKAGHYADWSSLLDAPAGKHGFIKVQNGKLAFSDGTVARFWGVNLVAGSCFPERETADSLAMRLSKMGCNLVRLHHMDAPWSVPNIFGNVGNSKQLSKESLNKLDYLIYALKKKGIYIFLDLLVHRDFTEEDGVANRLPDLGGKQVAYFDPKVIELQKEYIRQLLSHKNAYTKLLCSEEPAIIASEFINESSVFVHFGGDILTPHYRKELQQQFLAKGNQGKLSVFDLDYSTNISPVLKEKEKGNTEASLRFLSSIEKDYYNEMYRLMRSLGVKYLLAGSNFPTPILAYSKDNQGMDLIITNDYWDHPQLWKINNNWNRILYAPVNNTSLLKNPDKGSIAAITKYKWYNKPTIVTEFNACYPNEYTLDALPYISAYGSLQGLDGIIQFDFDATPVGKDRITPFTLSKMPEHLSQWVVAAPVFLRSDVKTAPGIVIDAVNEKLIYDLPSYSDYIDKNYHLPYITRVAKSDSAVTGNDPSKYIGFYDKANKIITSETKELVLDYQKGILKVNTPRVQGVVGKLSGEIFDLPMLKVKMKNKWASVMLVSRDTLPLSVSENFYLVVTTTCKMKGQKFNETRTALEEPGNAPVLAQVADGEVIFKGLKNLKITPLGPDGEKMKQLPLTLSGEDSFLDLKKARTFVFEIKVKRN, encoded by the coding sequence ATGAAAAGACCTGTTTTTGTCTTTATATGCCATATTTTTATAGGTATTTCAATAGCCCTTGGTCAGGAACCTTCTGAAAATCTGCTTACCAACAGCAGTTTTGAAAATCAAACAAAAGGCTGGAATATGTGGGGAGGGGAAGTAATTAATGAAGGGAAATCTGGTAATTATTCTTTGAAAGTTCATCTTGATAGCCCCAAGTGGAGCGGTGCCGACCAGACTATATTGATTTCAGAAGGAGCTTCAACAGCTGAAATCTCAGGCTGGATGAAGACAGAAAATGTTGTAAAAGGAAAAGAAGCCTGGGAAATGGCCAGAATTTCAGTTGAGTTTCTGGATGAGAATGGTACTTTGACAGGTGGTTATCCTTCGGTAACAGGTCAGGCAGAGGGCTCTACGAAGTGGACTCTTTATCAGCAAAGCTACAATATTCCTGCAGGAGCAAAAAAGGTTAAAGTTCAGGCTGTTTTGGGGAATTGTACCGGTACTGCTTTTTTTGATGATATTCAGGTAAGCCTTTTAGGAAGATCCGGTGAAGCTCTGAAAAAAGAAAATCTCACAGGCCCTGCAGATGAAGGTGAATGGTATGATTTGAAGCCGGCACTATCCAAAGCTGGCCATTATGCAGATTGGTCTTCCTTATTGGATGCACCTGCCGGAAAACATGGTTTTATTAAAGTACAAAATGGAAAACTGGCATTTTCGGATGGAACAGTGGCCCGTTTCTGGGGCGTAAACCTTGTTGCAGGTTCTTGTTTTCCTGAGAGGGAAACGGCAGACTCACTTGCCATGCGACTATCTAAAATGGGATGCAACCTTGTTCGACTTCACCATATGGATGCGCCCTGGTCAGTTCCCAATATTTTTGGAAACGTTGGAAACAGCAAGCAACTATCGAAAGAAAGTCTCAATAAATTAGATTACCTGATTTACGCACTGAAAAAGAAAGGTATTTATATCTTTCTGGATCTCCTTGTTCACAGAGATTTTACAGAAGAGGATGGAGTAGCTAATCGCCTTCCTGATTTGGGAGGGAAACAAGTTGCTTACTTCGATCCAAAGGTTATAGAACTTCAAAAAGAATATATCCGACAACTTTTAAGTCATAAGAACGCATACACAAAGCTTTTGTGCAGCGAAGAACCAGCAATCATTGCTTCTGAATTCATTAATGAATCGTCTGTATTTGTTCATTTTGGAGGTGATATTCTGACTCCTCATTATAGAAAAGAACTTCAGCAACAGTTTCTGGCTAAAGGAAATCAGGGAAAGCTTTCCGTTTTTGATCTGGATTACAGTACAAACATTTCGCCGGTACTTAAAGAAAAGGAAAAAGGAAATACAGAGGCCAGTTTGCGTTTTCTTTCTTCCATAGAAAAAGATTATTACAATGAAATGTACCGGCTGATGAGGTCTCTGGGAGTAAAGTATTTATTAGCCGGTAGTAATTTTCCTACACCAATTCTAGCTTATTCGAAGGATAATCAAGGTATGGATCTGATTATAACCAATGACTATTGGGATCATCCTCAGTTATGGAAAATCAACAATAACTGGAATAGAATATTATATGCTCCTGTTAATAATACCTCATTATTGAAGAATCCTGATAAAGGCTCCATTGCTGCAATTACCAAATATAAATGGTATAACAAACCAACTATAGTAACAGAGTTTAATGCATGTTATCCTAATGAATATACACTGGATGCACTTCCTTATATTTCTGCATATGGAAGCTTGCAGGGGCTTGACGGTATTATTCAGTTTGATTTTGATGCTACGCCTGTGGGAAAGGACCGAATCACTCCTTTTACACTTTCCAAAATGCCGGAGCACTTATCGCAATGGGTAGTAGCGGCGCCTGTTTTCCTTAGAAGTGATGTTAAAACTGCTCCTGGAATTGTAATTGATGCAGTAAATGAAAAGTTAATTTATGACTTACCTTCTTATTCGGACTATATAGATAAAAATTACCATCTTCCTTATATCACAAGAGTAGCAAAGTCAGATAGCGCAGTCACGGGAAATGATCCTTCAAAATATATTGGGTTTTATGATAAGGCCAATAAAATAATCACAAGTGAAACCAAAGAACTTGTTTTGGATTACCAGAAAGGAATTCTTAAAGTTAATACTCCTAGAGTGCAGGGAGTTGTTGGGAAGTTAAGCGGAGAAATATTTGACTTACCAATGCTGAAGGTGAAAATGAAGAATAAATGGGCGAGTGTAATGCTTGTATCCAGAGATACTTTACCGCTTTCAGTTTCAGAAAATTTTTATCTTGTAGTTACAACAACCTGTAAAATGAAAGGTCAGAAATTTAACGAAACCAGAACTGCGCTTGAAGAGCCAGGTAATGCTCCTGTTTTGGCTCAAGTTGCAGATGGTGAAGTTATTTTTAAAGGACTGAAGAATTTGAAGATAACTCCTTTGGGACCTGATGGAGAAAAAATGAAACAATTGCCTTTAACTTTATCAGGAGAAGACAGTTTTCTTGATTTAAAGAAGGCAAGAACTTTTGTTTTTGAAATTAAAGTAAAGAGAAACTAA
- a CDS encoding bifunctional alpha,alpha-trehalose-phosphate synthase (UDP-forming)/trehalose-phosphatase, which translates to MGKTIIISNRLPVSIQKKEDGLSYTPSAGGLATGLGSIYKSGDNVWLGWPGLYVTNDNEKEEITYNLKNENMAPVFLTKEEIEKFYEGFSNTTLWPLFHYFPSYTSFDEGYWETYKLVNQIFCDETLKYANNDDIIWIHDYQLLLLPNMIREKLPDATIGFFQHIPFPSFEIFRNLPWRKELLEGMLGSDLIGFHTYDDVRHFLSSVNRLVGLDNKMGELRVEERICMVDSFPMGIDYEKFDKAARSENTAKEIASYDEFLGDTKTIVSIDRLDYSKGIPDRLLAFDLFLENYPEYKGQVTLLMIVVPSRDQVELYKQLKVEIDELVGRINGKHGKIDWTPIRYFYRSFPFTSLSAMYRLSDIALVTPLRDGMNLVCKEYIASKIDQTGVLILSEMAGAAKELSDALIINPNNLPEMADAIYKALTMSEEEQIRRMDELQSVVKRYDIHNWVQLFMRSLDVVKEKQHEMSVKQLSNQSKLELIEDYKKAEKRILFLDYDGTLVPFKQNPKQARPDKELYGILEDLSSDPKNKIVIISGRDRDTLDDWFGKLSIDLIAEHGVWLREGRPYWSMIDYLTDEWKAEISPILEMFVARTPGSFIETKGYSLVWHYRKSDPALGELRSRELVSHLQFITTNMNIKVLEGNKVVEVKNAGINKGKAALRWLNESFNFILAAGDDWTDEDTFNAMPDSAYTLKIGNTPTSARYNLHECGPDYCTEMRSLLITLAQEGHQIRRKVLSNKAES; encoded by the coding sequence ATGGGAAAGACCATAATAATATCCAACCGGCTTCCGGTGAGTATCCAGAAAAAGGAGGATGGATTGTCATATACTCCAAGCGCAGGTGGACTTGCAACTGGACTTGGATCAATTTATAAATCGGGCGACAATGTTTGGTTAGGTTGGCCAGGGTTATATGTGACCAATGACAATGAAAAAGAGGAAATAACATACAACCTGAAAAATGAAAACATGGCTCCGGTCTTTCTAACCAAGGAGGAGATTGAAAAGTTTTATGAGGGTTTCAGCAATACGACCTTGTGGCCATTGTTTCACTATTTTCCTTCCTACACTTCATTTGACGAAGGTTATTGGGAGACATACAAACTTGTGAACCAGATATTCTGTGATGAAACATTAAAGTATGCGAACAATGATGACATTATCTGGATTCATGATTATCAGCTTCTGCTTTTACCTAATATGATAAGAGAAAAGCTGCCTGATGCTACCATTGGCTTTTTTCAGCATATCCCTTTTCCCTCATTTGAGATCTTCAGGAACCTGCCCTGGAGAAAGGAACTTCTAGAAGGTATGCTTGGGTCTGATCTTATTGGGTTCCACACCTACGATGATGTCCGGCATTTTCTAAGTTCTGTAAATAGGCTTGTGGGCCTTGACAATAAAATGGGTGAACTGAGAGTAGAGGAAAGAATATGTATGGTAGATTCTTTTCCGATGGGCATTGATTATGAGAAATTTGATAAAGCCGCCAGATCAGAAAACACTGCTAAGGAAATCGCTTCTTATGATGAGTTTCTTGGAGACACCAAAACTATTGTTTCAATTGACAGGCTGGATTATTCAAAAGGCATTCCTGACAGGCTTCTGGCATTTGATCTCTTTCTGGAAAATTATCCTGAATATAAAGGTCAGGTAACTTTACTCATGATAGTTGTTCCAAGCCGTGATCAGGTAGAACTCTATAAACAACTAAAGGTTGAAATAGATGAACTGGTTGGAAGGATCAATGGTAAACACGGAAAAATAGATTGGACGCCGATAAGATATTTCTATAGATCCTTCCCCTTCACTTCCTTATCTGCAATGTACAGATTATCCGACATTGCATTGGTAACACCTCTCAGAGACGGGATGAACCTTGTTTGCAAAGAATATATAGCCAGCAAAATTGACCAGACCGGGGTGCTGATATTAAGTGAAATGGCCGGAGCGGCAAAAGAGCTTTCTGATGCTTTGATTATTAATCCTAATAATCTTCCTGAAATGGCAGATGCTATATACAAAGCATTGACAATGTCTGAAGAGGAACAAATAAGAAGAATGGATGAGCTGCAGTCAGTTGTAAAAAGGTATGACATTCACAATTGGGTACAGCTGTTTATGAGAAGTCTGGATGTGGTAAAAGAAAAACAACACGAAATGTCTGTAAAACAATTAAGCAATCAATCAAAACTTGAACTGATTGAAGATTATAAAAAGGCCGAGAAAAGGATACTTTTTCTTGACTATGATGGCACGCTTGTTCCATTTAAACAAAATCCTAAACAAGCAAGACCCGACAAAGAATTGTATGGGATACTTGAAGATCTTTCTTCCGATCCCAAGAATAAGATTGTAATCATAAGTGGAAGAGATAGGGATACTCTTGATGACTGGTTTGGGAAATTAAGTATAGACCTGATCGCTGAACATGGAGTATGGCTCAGAGAAGGTCGTCCTTACTGGAGTATGATTGATTATTTGACGGATGAATGGAAGGCAGAAATTTCTCCTATATTAGAAATGTTTGTAGCCAGAACTCCTGGTTCCTTCATTGAAACTAAAGGGTATTCACTCGTATGGCATTATAGAAAGTCTGATCCTGCATTAGGTGAATTAAGATCCAGAGAACTTGTAAGTCACTTGCAATTCATTACCACGAACATGAATATCAAAGTGCTTGAAGGTAACAAGGTGGTGGAAGTAAAAAATGCCGGAATCAATAAAGGTAAAGCAGCTTTAAGATGGCTGAATGAATCTTTCAACTTTATCTTAGCCGCCGGAGATGATTGGACAGATGAAGACACCTTCAATGCTATGCCTGATTCTGCATATACATTAAAGATAGGTAATACTCCTACTTCGGCAAGGTACAATCTTCACGAGTGTGGCCCCGACTATTGCACTGAAATGAGAAGTCTGCTTATTACACTTGCTCAAGAAGGGCACCAGATAAGAAGGAAAGTTTTAAGTAATAAAGCTGAAAGCTGA
- a CDS encoding glycoside hydrolase family 15 protein, translated as MGKRHTYEMGIIGNCAFMAHIDKTANIVWMCWPQFDSSFIFGELLDKDKGGKFSILPHEENFVSSQKYIENTNVLVTDFECSEGRFRVTDFAPRFYQYERNFKPLMLVRKIEPLSGSPRVKVSCRPVGEYGELVPEAYQGSSHIRFMGLSQQIRLTTNIALNFIADESSFVLNEAKYIILTYGIPLEAPLEETAEDFLWKTVKYWQNWVKSTSIGIFYQEQIIRSALCLKIHQFEDTGAIIAAGTTSLPEYPGTTRNWDYRYCWLRDTYYILNAFHNVGHFEELERYFHYIENITINETDRYQPLYSITGRKALIEKELPLHGYGENNKPVRVGNDAYTHIQNDVYGQVLVALLPLYVDTRFSEGGRYYSQRLINHTLRKIEDTMYEPDAGLWEFRHIAQQHCYTFLFHWAGACSALKIGKYFKNEEIIRKATILKELAIKQIEACYDPEREVYTQAVGGKNLDASCLQLITMRYLDPNSDRARKHLIALEEGLKTDEGLFFRYKHEDDFGTPESTFLICAYWYVEALAMVGRTEDAIKEFEKLLRFQNHLGLLSEDVEASSGSQWGNFPQAYSHVGQLNAAFKIAKKLDLPTFL; from the coding sequence ATGGGGAAAAGGCATACCTACGAAATGGGCATTATAGGCAATTGTGCATTTATGGCTCATATTGATAAAACTGCAAATATTGTCTGGATGTGCTGGCCGCAGTTTGACAGTAGTTTTATTTTTGGTGAACTTTTGGATAAAGATAAAGGTGGCAAATTTTCGATTCTCCCGCACGAAGAAAATTTTGTATCCAGCCAAAAGTATATTGAAAACACTAACGTCCTCGTGACTGATTTTGAATGCTCAGAAGGCCGGTTCAGGGTAACTGATTTTGCTCCCAGATTTTATCAGTATGAAAGGAATTTTAAACCCTTAATGCTGGTGCGGAAAATAGAACCATTGTCAGGTTCCCCAAGGGTAAAAGTTTCTTGTCGTCCTGTTGGTGAATATGGAGAGCTCGTTCCTGAAGCTTATCAGGGAAGTAGCCATATCAGGTTTATGGGCCTGTCCCAGCAAATCAGGTTAACCACAAATATTGCTCTTAATTTTATTGCTGATGAAAGTTCATTTGTATTGAATGAAGCTAAATATATAATTCTTACCTACGGTATTCCTCTGGAAGCCCCTCTGGAGGAAACTGCGGAAGATTTTCTCTGGAAGACAGTAAAATACTGGCAAAATTGGGTGAAGAGTACCAGCATCGGAATTTTTTATCAGGAGCAAATTATCAGGTCAGCGTTATGTCTGAAAATTCACCAGTTTGAAGATACAGGTGCTATTATAGCTGCTGGTACCACCAGCTTACCGGAATATCCCGGAACTACACGTAACTGGGACTATCGCTATTGCTGGTTGAGAGATACTTATTATATTCTGAACGCTTTCCATAACGTTGGTCACTTTGAAGAATTGGAAAGATATTTTCATTACATAGAAAACATTACAATCAATGAAACTGACAGGTATCAGCCTCTTTATTCAATAACTGGTAGAAAGGCATTGATTGAAAAAGAGTTACCTTTACATGGATATGGGGAAAATAATAAACCAGTCAGAGTAGGGAATGATGCTTATACCCATATTCAAAATGACGTATATGGGCAAGTGCTTGTGGCTTTATTGCCACTCTATGTTGATACCAGATTCTCTGAAGGAGGTAGGTATTATTCTCAGCGACTCATCAATCATACATTGAGAAAAATTGAAGATACCATGTATGAACCGGATGCAGGTCTTTGGGAATTCAGGCACATTGCACAGCAGCATTGTTATACATTTTTATTCCATTGGGCAGGAGCTTGTTCTGCTCTTAAGATTGGAAAATACTTCAAGAACGAAGAGATCATAAGAAAGGCAACTATCCTTAAAGAGCTTGCCATAAAACAGATAGAGGCTTGTTACGACCCTGAAAGAGAAGTATACACTCAGGCTGTCGGAGGAAAGAATTTGGATGCTTCCTGTCTTCAGTTGATCACAATGAGATATCTGGATCCTAATTCGGATAGAGCTAGAAAACATTTGATAGCACTGGAGGAAGGACTTAAGACTGATGAAGGACTGTTTTTCAGATATAAGCATGAAGATGATTTTGGAACTCCGGAATCTACCTTTTTGATCTGTGCTTATTGGTATGTGGAAGCACTGGCAATGGTAGGGCGTACAGAGGATGCTATCAAGGAGTTTGAAAAGCTTTTGAGATTTCAAAATCACCTTGGATTACTAAGTGAAGATGTTGAAGCCAGTTCTGGAAGTCAGTGGGGGAATTTCCCTCAGGCATATAGCCATGTAGGGCAACTGAACGCGGCATTTAAAATTGCGAAGAAACTGGATTTACCTACATTCCTGTGA